A region of the Candidatus Paceibacterota bacterium genome:
CCTACCACCACACCTTCTTCGAAATGCTCGGCAACTGGTCCTTCGGCGATTACTTCAAGCAGGAGGCCATTGACTGGGCTTGGGAACTCGTGACCGAAGTCTGGAAATTCCCCAGGAACCGCCTCTATGCCACGGTCTATTGCCCGGACAAGACCAAGGGCGATCCCAGCGAGTTCGACCGGGAAGCCTGCGACACCTGGGCCGCCAAATTCCGCGCCGCCGGCCTCGACCCGAACGTCCACATCGTCAACGGCGGCAAGAAAGACAACTTCTGGATGATGGGCGACACCGGCCCGTGCGGCCCATGCAGCGAGCTTCACGTGGATCTCACCCCCCAGGGCGACACCAAGGGCAGCCTCGTGAATAAAGGTGACGTCCGCTGCATCGAAATCTGGAACCTCGTCTTCATCCAGTTCAACGCCAATCCTGACGGCACCTTCTCCCCCCTGCCCGCCCGGCATGTGGACACCGGCATGGGCTTCGAGCGCGTCACCGGCATCATCCAGAACACAAAAAACTTCACCGACTTCACCCGCGCCATCTCCAACTACGAAACCGACATCTTCCGTCCCCTGTTCGACAAACTGGAGCAACTCAGCGGCAGGCAATACCATTCCACCCTGCCGGACACCCCGGGCCCCCAGCCTCCAGCCTCCAGCCTCCAGGCTGATGTTGCCTTCCGCGTTATCGCTGACCATATCCGGACCCTGAGCTTCGCGATTGCCGACGGCATCCAACCGGGGAACACCGACCGCAAATACGTCCTGCGCCGCATCCTTCGCCGGGCCGTCCGCTATGGCCGCACCCTCGGCTTCCGCGAACCTTTCTTCTACAAGCTGGTCGCCGTCCTGGCCGACACCATGGGCCACGTATTCCCCGAACTCCGCGCCAAGCAAGACCACGTGGAGCAGGTGATCCAGCGCGAGGAGGAGGCATTCAACAAGACGTTGGATCGGGGAATTGAGTTGTTCCGTGAGGAGACTGAGCCAGGATGCGCGGATCAGCTAAGCGGCGAGTTCGCGTTCAAGCTTTACGACACTTACGGCTTCCCGCTCGACCTCACCGAACTCATGGCCCGGGAACGCGGGCTGACGGTTGATGTTGCCGGCTTCAACCAGTTAATGGAGGAACAGAAGGCCCGCGCCCGCGCCGCGCAGAAGAAGCAGGTCATCGAGCTGTCCCAGGTCGAGACCACTGCGCCCACCCGGTTCGTCGGCTACGACAAACTGGAAGCGCCCGCCAAAGTCCTTGAGGTCGTTGCCGTGAAGGACAAGACCGCGGTGATTCTTGACACTTCCCCGCTCTACGCCGAAATGGGCGGGCAGGTCGGCGACACCGGCGAACTGGAACATGGCGGCGAGCTCTGGCGCATCGTGAATACGCAAAAGGCGGGAGACGCCTGGCTGCATTTCCTCGAAGACAAGGATGCGCCTGAGCCAGGCACGGAGGCCCAGGTCTCGGTTGACCGGGAACGCCGCCTCGCTATCCAGCGGCACCACACAGTAACCCACCTGCTCCACTGGGCCTTGCATGAAGTCGTCAGCCCCGACGCCACCCAAAAGGGCTCTTACGTCGGGCCGGAAAAGCTCACCTTCGACTTTAGCAGCGCGCCGCTCACCCCGCAGCAGGTGTCCGACGTCGAACGCCTCGTCAACGAGCGCATTCTCGACAATGCCCCTGTCACCTGGACCGAGGTCAAATACGGCGATGTTAGGAACCGCAAGGACATCCGCCAGTTCTTCGGCGAGAAATACGGCGACGTGGTGCGCGTGCTGCAGATCGGCGGCAGGCCCGGAGGGTTGGACGGCTATTCGATGGAACTGTGCGGAGGCACGCACACCCGCGCGACGGGTGAGATCGGGCTCTTCCGCATTGCCGCCGAATCAGCCATCGCCGCCGGCGTCCGGCGCATCGAAGCCGTCTCCGGCCTGGAAGCCTACCGCCGGGCGAGCGAGGAGCTGCAGCTCATCAAGGCGGTCGCCGGGAAGGTTAACGCGCCAGTGGGCGAACTGGAAAAGAAGATCGAATTGCTGCTCGCCCAGCAGAAGGACCTCGAGAAAAAACTGATGGCGATGGTCCAGGAACGCGCCGCCCGTGCCGCCCAGGACATCCTGACGCGGGCTCAGACGATCAACGGCACCCCGGCGCTCATCGAGCGATTCGACACCGACGGCGACAAGCTCCAGGGCATCGTCAACGAACTGAAGGGCCAGTTCAAAGGGGTGATCGTGCTGGGCGGCGCGGCCAACGGCGCGGTCGCAATCGTCGCCTCCGTCTCGCCCGAGTTCACGAAGAAAGTCCAGGCCGGCAAAATCATTCAGACCATCGCGCCCGTGGTGGGCGGCAAGGGCGGGGGCCGGCCAGACAACGCCCGCGGCGGCGGCAAGGATGTGAGCAAACTGGACGAGGCGCTGGCAAAGGCGAAAAGCCTGTTTTGATTGAACACTTCCGCAGCCCCGGAGTCTGATACCCCATCAAGTATTGCTTGAAACCAGAACAGAATAGAGCATTATAGCTAAACGCATATGAAGAAAATCCTCCTCACGGTAATGGTGATGGCCTTCGCGGTTGCGGTGCAAGCCGACGACGCCAAGTGCTGTCCGCTCAAAGACAAAGATAAACCGGCCTGCTGCCCCAGCAAGGTCAAGACCTCGGTTCAAGCCAAGGAAGGGGTTTGCCCCGTTGGCAAAGCCGCCTGCTGCAGCAAAAAAACCGCGGCCAAAGCAAATGCGGCCAAACAGACTGCACTGGTGAGCCCAAAGGCCACCGACTCGGCCAAGTAACCCTTCCCGCTTCGTCTTCAAAATCCCCGGACACCTGTGGCGCCCGGGGATTCTTTATTCCCGGAGTATGAACCGGGCCTCGCGCGGAAGGTTCACGCTTCGGAGCCGCGGCCTTACAGACGTGCCAGAAGCAGCTCGCGCTGGAAAATCAACTCTTTGGGCAGCCGCGCATGCAGCTTCATAAACAGCTCGTCCTGCATGATTATTTCGCGGCGCCATTCTTCTTCGTGGATCGCCTGGGCCCGCTCAAGGTGCTCAGACGAAAAGCTGCTCAGGCCGGATAGATCGAGGCCCGTGGGCCCGGGCACCCACCCGAGAGCGGTTTCCTCCGCATCCGCGCGGGAGTGGCAGCGATCCACGATCCATTTAAGCACGCGCATGTTCTCCCCGAAGCCGGGCCAGAGGTATTCCTCCTGTCCATTCTTGCGGAACCAGTTCACATGGAAGATCCGCGGAGGGTGCTTGATCGTCTTGTGCATGTTGATCCAATGCCGAAAGTAGTCCCCCATGTGGTAGCCGCAGAACGGCAGCATGGCCATCGGATCACGGCGGACCTGGCCGGTGCCGCCCACTGCGGCAGCGGTCATCTCCGAGCCCATGGTAGCGCCGATGTAAACGCCGTGAACCCAGTTGAAGGCCTGGTAGATCAGTGGCGTCGTGTTGCTCCGCCGGCCCCCAAAGATAATGGCGCGGATCGGCACGCCATGGGGGTCGTTGACCTCCGGAGCCAGCAGTGGATTGTTGGTCATGGGCGCGGTGAAGCGGCTGTTGGGATGCGCCGCCTTTTCCTCCGAGTCCGGCGTCCATTTATTGCCCTTCCAGTCCAGGCACTGTTTGGGTGGCGGACCATCCTTGCCTTCCCACCATACATCGAGATCGGGGGTGAGCGCCACGTTCGTGAAGATGGTGTCCCGGGAAATCATCTCCACCGCCGCCGGGTTTGACTTCGAGTTGGTGCCCGGCACAACACCGAAATAGCCCGCCTCAGGATTGATGGCATAGAGCCGGCCGTCGGGTCCCGGCCTCATCCAGGCGATGTCATCGCCAATTGTCCAAATCTTCCACCCCTTGAGTTGCGGGGGGGGCATCATCATGGCGAAATTGGTCTTGCCGCACGCGCTGGGGAATGCCGCCGCCACGTAGGTCTTCTCGCCGGTCGGTGATTCCACGCAGAGGATGAGCATGTGCTCGGCGAACCAGCCCTCCTGCCGCCCGAGGTAAGAGCCGATGCGCAGGGCGAGGCACTTCTTGCCGAGCAACACGTTGCCGCCGTAATTCGAGCCGACCGAAATAATGGCGTTGTCCTTGGGGAAATGCGCGATGTAGCGCCGCTCCGGGTTCACGTCCAACATGCAGTGCAGGCCCCGGTTGAAGTCG
Encoded here:
- the alaS gene encoding alanine--tRNA ligase yields the protein MTSVEIRQSFLDFFKSKGHTIVPSSSLMPDSPNLLFTNAGMNQFVPIFLGQVKCPYTPGRAADTQKCIRAGGKHNDLEDVGLDTYHHTFFEMLGNWSFGDYFKQEAIDWAWELVTEVWKFPRNRLYATVYCPDKTKGDPSEFDREACDTWAAKFRAAGLDPNVHIVNGGKKDNFWMMGDTGPCGPCSELHVDLTPQGDTKGSLVNKGDVRCIEIWNLVFIQFNANPDGTFSPLPARHVDTGMGFERVTGIIQNTKNFTDFTRAISNYETDIFRPLFDKLEQLSGRQYHSTLPDTPGPQPPASSLQADVAFRVIADHIRTLSFAIADGIQPGNTDRKYVLRRILRRAVRYGRTLGFREPFFYKLVAVLADTMGHVFPELRAKQDHVEQVIQREEEAFNKTLDRGIELFREETEPGCADQLSGEFAFKLYDTYGFPLDLTELMARERGLTVDVAGFNQLMEEQKARARAAQKKQVIELSQVETTAPTRFVGYDKLEAPAKVLEVVAVKDKTAVILDTSPLYAEMGGQVGDTGELEHGGELWRIVNTQKAGDAWLHFLEDKDAPEPGTEAQVSVDRERRLAIQRHHTVTHLLHWALHEVVSPDATQKGSYVGPEKLTFDFSSAPLTPQQVSDVERLVNERILDNAPVTWTEVKYGDVRNRKDIRQFFGEKYGDVVRVLQIGGRPGGLDGYSMELCGGTHTRATGEIGLFRIAAESAIAAGVRRIEAVSGLEAYRRASEELQLIKAVAGKVNAPVGELEKKIELLLAQQKDLEKKLMAMVQERAARAAQDILTRAQTINGTPALIERFDTDGDKLQGIVNELKGQFKGVIVLGGAANGAVAIVASVSPEFTKKVQAGKIIQTIAPVVGGKGGGRPDNARGGGKDVSKLDEALAKAKSLF
- a CDS encoding phosphoenolpyruvate carboxykinase (GTP) — encoded protein: MTKQTSGKCKVSNKAVLAWVDEMAKLCKPDRVYWCNGSKSERKALTAEAVEEGILIKLNQKKLPGCYYHRSNPNDVARVEQSTYICTESQEEAGPTNNWMPPREMYQKLRAYADGCMRGRTMYVVPYLMGPPGSPLAKVGLELTDSIYVVLSMGTMTRMGDIAFEELGKSDDFNRGLHCMLDVNPERRYIAHFPKDNAIISVGSNYGGNVLLGKKCLALRIGSYLGRQEGWFAEHMLILCVESPTGEKTYVAAAFPSACGKTNFAMMMPPPQLKGWKIWTIGDDIAWMRPGPDGRLYAINPEAGYFGVVPGTNSKSNPAAVEMISRDTIFTNVALTPDLDVWWEGKDGPPPKQCLDWKGNKWTPDSEEKAAHPNSRFTAPMTNNPLLAPEVNDPHGVPIRAIIFGGRRSNTTPLIYQAFNWVHGVYIGATMGSEMTAAAVGGTGQVRRDPMAMLPFCGYHMGDYFRHWINMHKTIKHPPRIFHVNWFRKNGQEEYLWPGFGENMRVLKWIVDRCHSRADAEETALGWVPGPTGLDLSGLSSFSSEHLERAQAIHEEEWRREIIMQDELFMKLHARLPKELIFQRELLLARL